In Desulfomonile tiedjei DSM 6799, a genomic segment contains:
- a CDS encoding ABC transporter ATP-binding protein: MIAVTDMHYRHPHAAVAVLNGMSFQAKSGQLTAILGPNGSGKTTLFKCISSIWKPQRGDVMYGGESILGTPHSKIARIIAVVPQEHEPPFPYSVLEAVSMGRAAHLGMFSVPSRSDYSKAEEAIARVGVAHLKDRPYTRISGGERQLVLIARALAQEAPVMLLDEPTSHLDFKNQVLVLKKVKEIAEQRKVTALMTIHDPNLAMLFCDRVVMINNGCVVSQGAAHEVITEENLSQVYGIDVSVVPVNGWRVIMPRLCES, from the coding sequence ATGATCGCCGTGACTGACATGCACTATCGGCACCCCCATGCTGCTGTGGCTGTGCTGAACGGTATGAGTTTCCAAGCGAAAAGCGGCCAGCTCACCGCCATCCTCGGGCCGAACGGTTCGGGCAAGACTACCTTATTCAAATGTATTTCGAGCATATGGAAACCCCAAAGGGGCGACGTAATGTACGGAGGAGAGAGCATCCTGGGCACACCTCATAGCAAGATCGCCCGAATCATCGCAGTTGTTCCACAAGAGCACGAGCCGCCTTTCCCGTATTCGGTGCTTGAAGCAGTGAGCATGGGAAGAGCCGCTCATTTAGGCATGTTCTCCGTTCCATCCCGCAGCGACTATTCCAAAGCGGAAGAGGCGATTGCGCGTGTCGGTGTGGCTCACCTCAAGGACAGGCCCTACACCAGGATAAGCGGAGGCGAGCGACAGCTCGTGCTCATTGCGCGAGCATTGGCGCAGGAAGCGCCCGTGATGCTCTTAGACGAACCGACTTCTCACCTTGATTTCAAAAATCAAGTGCTTGTTCTCAAAAAGGTGAAGGAGATCGCAGAACAAAGGAAAGTAACCGCTCTGATGACCATCCATGATCCGAATCTGGCTATGCTTTTTTGCGACCGAGTAGTGATGATCAACAATGGTTGTGTGGTGTCACAAGGTGCGGCGCATGAGGTCATAACCGAGGAGAATTTATCCCAGGTGTATGGGATTGATGTTTCGGTAGTTCCCGTCAATGGCTGGAGAGTAATTATGCCGAGGCTCTGCGAATCATGA
- a CDS encoding FecCD family ABC transporter permease: MKGKSIIQILILISPFFAGWIALFVGAFHVSPMSVLRILFQDMLPYSGFSNSPESSIILDIRLPRVVLAGLVGTALAGSGVTLQGIFRNPLVDPFILGISAGAALGCALSIGFFSHLPLQLMAFVFGMASVLLTYSIAKTQGEVSRLPLILSGVIMSAFFTAMVSIVKFLVDPHKLQSIVFWLMGSFSLSDWKLVKIAGIGIAAGLLPVFLMRWRLNALSMGESEAKSLGVNVKRERMIFIAASSLAVSVAVSVSGIIGWVGLMVPHLVRMTTGPDHKSLVPLSMAGGAAFMIVADTLARSLTNFDVPVGIITAITGAPFFIYLMKKGGKESWGT, translated from the coding sequence TTGAAAGGTAAGTCCATCATTCAGATACTGATATTGATTTCCCCTTTCTTCGCCGGCTGGATCGCTCTGTTTGTGGGCGCCTTCCACGTGTCACCGATGAGCGTTCTCAGAATCCTTTTCCAGGACATGTTGCCGTATTCCGGGTTTTCAAACTCGCCAGAGTCGTCGATCATTCTTGACATCAGGCTACCTCGGGTAGTGCTTGCCGGACTTGTCGGCACCGCCCTTGCCGGTTCCGGTGTGACGCTTCAGGGAATATTCAGGAACCCCCTCGTGGACCCCTTTATCCTAGGCATATCTGCTGGAGCTGCTCTGGGATGTGCTTTGTCAATCGGATTCTTTTCTCATCTACCCTTACAGTTGATGGCGTTTGTCTTCGGCATGGCGTCTGTGTTGCTGACCTATAGCATCGCAAAGACACAAGGGGAGGTTTCGAGGCTTCCTCTCATCTTGTCCGGTGTGATCATGTCTGCATTCTTTACTGCGATGGTCTCTATCGTCAAATTCCTGGTCGATCCGCACAAGCTGCAGAGCATTGTGTTCTGGCTGATGGGTAGCTTCTCTTTGTCCGATTGGAAGCTGGTGAAAATAGCCGGTATCGGCATTGCCGCAGGTTTGCTACCGGTATTCCTGATGAGGTGGCGCCTCAATGCCCTCAGTATGGGCGAAAGCGAAGCGAAGAGCCTCGGGGTCAACGTGAAAAGAGAACGGATGATTTTTATAGCCGCTTCGTCGCTCGCGGTCAGTGTTGCCGTGTCAGTGAGCGGAATCATCGGCTGGGTCGGCTTGATGGTTCCCCATCTCGTGAGGATGACGACAGGACCCGACCACAAAAGCCTTGTTCCATTGAGCATGGCGGGCGGAGCGGCATTCATGATTGTCGCTGACACCTTGGCACGAAGCCTCACCAACTTCGATGTGCCGGTGGGCATCATAACGGCAATTACGGGAGCGCCCTTCTTCATTTATCTCATGAAGAAAGGCGGAAAGGAGAGCTGGGGCACATGA
- a CDS encoding ABC transporter substrate-binding protein — translation MKIRNITIIFALSVLVPAFVVGADAETLTYTDKLGRVVTIPVPVSRAVVFQTYELIPALGIWDKIVGVGRYAYSNDLMVAARPDITSTIPSAGSGVDVSAEVLMKLEPDVVITWTFQPEAIRFIEQKGLRVIGVSPEGLTELYEVMRLHGTLFGKEQRAEIIIKEMEKIFGLVRERVSEIPAQGRKKVLWLFGKPTQVACKTGVPNSLIELMRGINPASDIPQTSSDISMEQIIAWNPDVIFIWGHAGYMAQDILDSDQWRRIRAVYEGRVFKAPRWSNWSPRIAPVALWMAMKTYPDLFKNIDVERSFDDFYQEVYGIPYEKVSKFER, via the coding sequence GTGAAAATACGGAACATAACAATTATCTTCGCTTTGTCAGTCCTCGTTCCGGCCTTCGTCGTTGGTGCGGACGCAGAGACACTTACCTATACGGACAAACTCGGGAGAGTGGTAACTATTCCAGTGCCAGTCAGTAGGGCAGTCGTTTTTCAGACGTACGAGCTTATTCCTGCGCTTGGCATCTGGGACAAGATCGTGGGGGTTGGAAGGTACGCCTATAGTAACGACCTCATGGTAGCCGCCAGACCGGACATAACCAGTACCATTCCATCTGCCGGAAGCGGCGTTGATGTGAGCGCAGAAGTCCTCATGAAACTCGAGCCTGATGTCGTCATCACATGGACTTTTCAACCGGAGGCAATAAGGTTCATAGAACAGAAGGGTCTGAGAGTTATCGGTGTGTCTCCGGAAGGTCTCACCGAGCTGTACGAGGTGATGAGGCTTCACGGTACGCTGTTCGGAAAAGAACAAAGAGCTGAGATCATCATCAAAGAAATGGAGAAGATTTTTGGACTTGTCAGGGAGAGGGTGTCAGAAATCCCCGCTCAAGGGAGGAAAAAGGTCCTCTGGCTTTTTGGCAAGCCGACCCAGGTGGCGTGCAAGACCGGAGTCCCTAATAGCCTGATTGAATTGATGAGAGGTATTAATCCTGCATCAGACATCCCTCAAACGAGTTCCGACATATCGATGGAACAGATTATCGCATGGAATCCGGACGTAATCTTCATCTGGGGCCATGCTGGCTATATGGCCCAGGATATCCTTGACAGTGACCAGTGGCGGCGCATCAGGGCAGTCTACGAAGGCCGCGTGTTTAAGGCTCCGCGCTGGTCGAACTGGTCTCCAAGGATAGCGCCCGTGGCTCTCTGGATGGCCATGAAGACTTATCCCGATTTGTTCAAGAATATTGATGTTGAGCGCAGTTTCGATGACTTCTACCAGGAAGTGTACGGCATTCCTTATGAGAAGGTGAGCAAGTTTGAAAGGTAA